A portion of the Gossypium arboreum isolate Shixiya-1 chromosome 8, ASM2569848v2, whole genome shotgun sequence genome contains these proteins:
- the LOC108469558 gene encoding probable galactinol--sucrose galactosyltransferase 6, whose protein sequence is MVSNTCYCSRFLAINRSLPSIYLHSKSNQRRISLFFRSKQNFQKRVSSGISGVGVFRVSINPALSVLSFKKGDLKPPLKKEGVEGMTIKPAVRISERKLVVKERTILTGVPENVIATSGTAAGSVEGVFLGAVFDEENSRHVVPIGTLRDVRFMSCFRFKLWWMAQKMGDQGKDVPLETQFLLVETKDGSHLDSTEENQIVYTVFLPLIEGPFRAVLQGNQNDQLELCLESGDADTKASSFTHSVYIHAGTDPFTTITEAIRAVKLHLKTFRQRHEKKLPGIVDYFGWCTWDAFYQDVTQEGVEAGLESLAAGGTPPKFVIIDDGWQSVGGDPREEDKSSSSAYQAETKQQPLLRLTGIKENEKFQNKDDPTVGIKNIVNIAKEKHGLKYVYVWHAITGYWGGVRPGVEEMEGYGSRIRYPMVSKGVVDNEPGWKTDAIAVQGLGLVNPKNVYKFYNELHSYLADAGIDGVKVDVQCILETLGAELGGRVELTRQYHQALDASVGRNFPDNGIIACMSHNTDALYCSKQTAVVRASDDFYPHDPVSHTIHIAAVAYNSVFLGEFMQPDWDMFHSLHPAAEYHASARAISGGPIYVSDAPGRHNFELLKKLVLPDGSILRARLPGRPTRDCLFTDPARDGVSLLKIWNMNKYTGVLGVYNCQGAAWNSAARKNTFHQTKTDSLSGHVKGHDVHLISEASLDPEWAGDSAVYCHQTGELITLPYNAAMPVSLKVLEHEIFTIAPIKNLAPGFSFAPLGLINMYNSGGAIVDLKYEVKDGAKLSELDIEYGGESSGLHVRAENSSNELVGKVCMEIKGCGNFGAYSSAKPRKCSVGYSEVQFDYDSLSGLVRFSLEKLPEEGLKVHVVEVELS, encoded by the exons ATGGTGTCAAATACTTGTTACTGTTCCCGATTCTTAGCTATAAATAGGAGTCTTCCTTCCATTTATCTTCACTCAAAATCTAATCAACGTCGAATTTCACTCTTCTTTAGAAGCAAGCAAAATTTTCAGAAACGTGTAAGTTCTGGTATTTCAGGTGTTGGGGTTTTCAGAGTTTCTATCAATCCAGCGCTATCGGTATTATCTTTTAAG AAAGGTGATTTAAAGCCACCTTTGAAGAAAGAAGGAGTAGAAGGAATGACGATTAAACCAGCGGTTAGGATCTCCGAGAGGAAATTAGTGGTAAAGGAGCGGACAATCCTGACCGGAGTTCCCGAAAATGTGATCGCAACTTCCGGTACGGCAGCCGGTTCGGTGGAGGGGGTTTTCCTTGGTGCGGTTTTTGATGAAGAGAACAGCAGGCATGTGGTGCCCATCGGGACTTTACGCGATGTCCGGTTCATGTCCTGCTTTAGGTTCAAGTTATGGTGGATGGCCCAGAAAATGGGAGATCAAGGCAAAGACGTTCCTCTCGAGACTCAATTCCTTTTGGTGGAAACCAAAGATGGGTCCCACCTGGACTCAACCGAAGAAAATCAGATTGTTTATACCGTATTCCTCCCTTTGATTGAAGGGCCCTTTCGAGCCGTCCTACAAGGCAACCAAAACGACCAGCTCGAGCTGTGTTTAGAGAGCGGCGACGCCGACACCAAAGCGTCGTCGTTTACGCATTCCGTTTATATCCACGCAGGCACCGACCCTTTCACTACAATCACCGAAGCAATCAGGGCCGTCAAATTACATCTCAAAACGTTCCGGCAACGTCACGAGAAAAAATTACCTGGGATTGTTGACTATTTCGGGTGGTGCACCTGGGACGCTTTTTACCAGGACGTTACTCAAGAAGGGGTCGAAGCTGGGCTCGAGTCTTTAGCTGCCGGCGGGACCCCACCGAAGTTCGTGATCATCGACGACGGATGGCAATCTGTCGGCGGCGACCCCCGCGAAGAAGACAAATCGTCGTCATCGGCCTATCAGGCTGAAACGAAACAACAGCCATTGCTTCGCTTGACGGGGATAAAAGAAAACGAGAAATTCCAGAATAAGGATGATCCAACTGTGGGGATCAAAAACATCGTCAACATTGCGAAAGAAAAACACGGGTTAAAGTATGTGTACGTTTGGCATGCAATTACGGGGTACTGGGGTGGAGTCCGCCCTGGAGTTGAGGAAATGGAAGGATACGGGTCGAGAATCCGGTACCCGATGGTTTCTAAGGGAGTGGTGGATAATGAACCGGGTTGGAAAACCGATGCGATAGCTGTTCAAGGGTTGGGTTTAGTGAACCCGAAAAATGTGTACAAATTTTACAACGAGTTGCACAGTTATCTGGCGGATGCGGGCATAGATGGAGTTAAGGTGGACGTGCAGTGCATTTTGGAAACTCTTGGAGCTGAACTCGGTGGAAGGGTGGAGTTGACGAGGCAATATCATCAGGCCCTTGACGCATCGGTGGGGAGGAATTTTCCAGACAATGGAATCATCGCTTGCATGAGCCATAACACTGATGCACTCTACTG TTCGAAACAGACGGCGGTGGTGAGAGCATCAGATGATTTCTACCCGCACGACCCGGTCTCGCACACCATCCATATTGCAGCGGTGGCCTACAATAGTGTTTTCCTTGGGGAATTTATGCAACCCGATTGGGATATGTTCCACTCACTTCATCCGGCTGCTGAGTACCACGCCTCAGCCCGAGCTATTAGCGGTGGCCCCATCTATGTCAG TGATGCGCCTGGGAGACACAATTTTGAGCTTCTGAAGAAACTGGTGTTGCCTGATGGGTCCATTCTTCGTGCTCGTTTGCCTGGACGCCCCACTCGCGACTGCTTGTTTACAGATCCAGCTCGTGATGGCGTTAG CTTGTTGAAGATATGGAACATGAATAAGTACACCGGAGTTCTAGGTGTTTACAACTGCCAAGGTGCAGCATGGAACAGCGCGGCCAGGAAGAATACTTTCCACCAAACCAAGACAGACTCCTTATCAGGCCACGTAAAAGGCCATGATGTCCATCTCATTTCAGAGGCCTCATTGGACCCTGAATGGGCCGGTGACTCTGCAGTTTACTGTCACCAGACTGGTGAACTTATCACCCTTCCATACAATGCTGCCATGCCAGTGTCCCTCAAGGTCCttgagcatgaaattttcacaataGCACCTATCAAGAATTTGGCTCCAGGATTCAGTTTTGCACCCTTGGGACTCATCAACATGTACAACTCTGGTGGTGCCATTGTGGATTTAAAGTATGAAGTTAAAGATGGTGCCAAACTATCTGAGCTTGATATTGAATATGGAGGTGAAAGCAGTGGTCTTCATGTGAGGGCGGAGAATTCTAGCAATGAACTGGTGGGAAAGGTTTGCATGGAAATAAAAGGTTGTGGCAACTTTGGTGCTTATTCATCAGCCAAGCCAAGAAAGTGCAGCGTTGGGTACAGTGAAGTTCAGTTCGACTATGATTCGTTGTCGGGATTGGTAAGGTTCAGCTTGGAAAAATTGCCCGAGGAAGGGCTGAAAGTCCATGTTGTTGAAGTTGAATTGAGTTAG